One region of Candidatus Binatia bacterium genomic DNA includes:
- a CDS encoding PAAR domain-containing protein, which yields MMPAARIGDMHVCPMVTPGVPPIPHVGGPVLPPGCPTVLIGGLPAARVTDMCLCVGPPDVIVKGSTTVLIGGLPAARLGDMTAHGGVIVVGCPTVLIGG from the coding sequence ATGATGCCCGCCGCTCGTATCGGCGATATGCACGTCTGCCCGATGGTGACGCCGGGCGTACCGCCGATTCCTCACGTCGGTGGTCCGGTGCTGCCGCCCGGCTGCCCGACAGTGCTCATCGGCGGCCTGCCCGCCGCTCGTGTCACCGATATGTGCCTGTGCGTCGGTCCTCCCGACGTAATCGTCAAGGGCTCGACCACTGTTCTCATCGGCGGCCTCCCGGCGGCGCGGCTCGGCGACATGACCGCCCACGGCGGTGTCATAGTCGTCGGCTGCCCCACGGTGCTGATCGGCGGCTGA
- a CDS encoding DUF4123 domain-containing protein, giving the protein MPYNHPDSVKDVLWRPSPRAEPPQVFAILDGARDDRIYPAIEALVEDEEQGVCLLRGELDSDLAAAAPYLLRLDRDAEIVTWLLTQGYGGSWGIFLHAEVELGELRRHLRRFLMVYDHAGKPMYFRYYDPRVLRAYLPTCQAAELEAFFGPVRCYFVEDEEPDRLLEFASRAGETVRVAHGLAGAPSQPPI; this is encoded by the coding sequence ATGCCGTACAACCACCCGGATAGCGTGAAGGATGTCTTGTGGCGGCCGTCGCCGCGGGCCGAACCGCCACAGGTGTTTGCTATTCTCGACGGTGCGCGCGACGACCGCATCTACCCCGCCATAGAAGCGCTCGTGGAAGACGAAGAACAGGGCGTGTGTTTGCTGCGCGGCGAACTCGATTCCGATCTTGCTGCCGCGGCCCCTTATCTGCTGCGTCTCGACCGCGACGCCGAGATCGTTACCTGGCTGCTGACGCAGGGATACGGCGGTAGCTGGGGGATCTTCCTGCACGCCGAGGTTGAACTCGGCGAGCTCCGCCGGCACCTGCGTCGCTTCCTGATGGTGTACGATCACGCCGGTAAGCCGATGTATTTCCGGTATTACGATCCGCGGGTGCTGCGCGCGTACCTGCCGACCTGTCAGGCGGCCGAGTTGGAGGCGTTCTTCGGGCCGGTGCGTTGTTACTTCGTCGAGGACGAGGAGCCGGACAGGCTGCTCGAGTTTGCGTCCCGTGCCGGGGAGACCGTGCGGGTGGCGCACGGGTTGGCGGGGGCGCCGAGCCAACCGCCGATCTGA
- a CDS encoding PEP-CTERM sorting domain-containing protein: protein MIRLSAAVLLVCAASLPALPGDSSATAFGTLSNFDVVNDTPTPCHGFEIELEDIDSSDVSYTFGGSYIRYGSPEVIDIADDPAHPRVVVRYRRWNGSQWEATPVAPANISPNGHDCYANGPVGNYQSSGCEHYGVSLRATPTRTTYRWLVAADPGDPQSLFDVVPRTVNLPVPVWNVIPGAGGVNVRAEVEPIEEENHAQYGEPQWMKVFKIESELDLQPQDLVRLLLGAAGGIVPDQTEIETEWKLIQSKPGNAEGEQEDAEVNEDPLDQGKHSVIRRYEFYRYTGPRDPENNEARPCIDDDRAVPASAPVGGCSDLGEFVGAQNAAADIDLATPCAGNCNGDDSVTVDDLLTLVNIVLGELDLSACEQGVPAGEPVDIAFVIAAVNNALEGCPQNGGAQRR, encoded by the coding sequence ATGATACGACTATCGGCAGCGGTTCTCCTCGTCTGTGCCGCGTCGCTCCCCGCCCTTCCGGGCGACAGCTCCGCGACCGCGTTCGGCACGCTGAGCAACTTCGACGTCGTCAACGACACCCCCACCCCGTGCCACGGGTTCGAGATCGAACTGGAGGACATCGACAGCAGCGATGTGTCCTACACATTCGGCGGTTCCTACATACGGTACGGTAGCCCGGAGGTGATCGACATCGCCGACGACCCGGCCCACCCGCGCGTCGTCGTCCGCTACCGGCGCTGGAACGGCAGCCAGTGGGAAGCGACGCCAGTCGCCCCGGCCAACATCTCGCCGAACGGGCACGACTGCTACGCGAACGGACCGGTGGGAAACTACCAGAGCAGCGGTTGCGAACACTACGGCGTGAGCCTGCGGGCCACACCGACGCGCACTACCTACCGCTGGCTCGTCGCCGCGGATCCCGGCGATCCGCAGTCGCTTTTCGACGTTGTCCCCCGAACCGTGAATCTTCCCGTGCCCGTCTGGAACGTGATCCCCGGCGCCGGTGGCGTCAATGTGCGTGCCGAAGTCGAACCCATCGAAGAAGAGAATCACGCCCAGTATGGCGAGCCGCAGTGGATGAAGGTCTTCAAGATCGAAAGCGAACTCGATCTCCAACCTCAGGACCTCGTAAGGCTGCTGCTCGGTGCCGCCGGCGGCATCGTGCCGGACCAGACCGAAATCGAAACGGAGTGGAAGCTCATTCAGTCCAAGCCGGGCAACGCCGAAGGCGAACAGGAAGACGCCGAGGTCAACGAGGACCCACTCGACCAGGGCAAGCACTCGGTCATCCGGCGCTACGAGTTCTATCGCTACACCGGGCCGCGAGACCCGGAGAACAACGAAGCTCGGCCGTGCATCGACGACGACCGGGCAGTTCCCGCCAGCGCGCCGGTGGGCGGGTGCAGCGATCTTGGCGAGTTTGTCGGCGCACAGAACGCGGCTGCGGACATCGACCTCGCCACCCCCTGCGCCGGCAACTGCAACGGCGACGACAGCGTGACCGTCGACGATCTGCTCACTCTGGTGAACATAGTCCTCGGCGAACTCGACCTGTCCGCCTGCGAACAGGGCGTTCCGGCCGGTGAGCCGGTCGACATCGCATTCGTTATCGCCGCCGTAAACAACGCGCTGGAAGGATGCCCACAGAACGGGGGGGCGCAACGTCGTTAG
- a CDS encoding PIN domain-containing protein, whose product MIYFPDTNAFSFHLRGRDPALSVRMARAIEEGELRLSLVVLLELRYGAEKALSRREKRPADRVAKLQRIVPLELLPGEAALHYGRLRTHLERSGQAIGAMDMLLAAHALATDAVVVTGNTREFKRVPGLAVENWHGQSVPPSAG is encoded by the coding sequence GTGATCTACTTTCCGGACACCAACGCGTTTTCGTTCCATCTCCGAGGGCGGGATCCTGCGCTCTCGGTACGGATGGCGCGCGCCATCGAGGAGGGTGAATTGCGACTGTCGCTGGTCGTGCTCCTCGAGCTCCGCTACGGCGCCGAGAAAGCGCTTTCAAGGCGCGAGAAGCGGCCCGCCGACCGGGTGGCGAAACTCCAGCGGATTGTTCCACTGGAACTGCTACCGGGAGAAGCCGCATTGCATTACGGGCGCCTCCGTACGCACCTGGAACGAAGTGGCCAGGCGATCGGTGCGATGGACATGCTGCTGGCCGCGCACGCGCTGGCGACCGACGCCGTGGTGGTGACCGGCAACACTCGGGAGTTCAAGAGAGTTCCCGGCCTGGCGGTCGAAAACTGGCACGGACAGTCTGTGCCGCCGAGCGCTGGCTGA
- a CDS encoding ATP-binding protein — MDTLRRYLEPAVIAALGRKMVFIGGPRQVGKTTLALSLVGEGADETHPAYFNWDDPRAAARLRRLELPPGEPWLVLDEIHKYARWRNLVKGIYDTEKSRRRIIVTGSARLDFYRKGGDSLAGRYRYFRLHPFSLRELNPAPASSDVDALLRFGGFPEPLLRQDEREHRIWQRDRIARVVREDLRDLEQVREISLVEQLVDLLPARVGSPLSIKSLREDLEVDHKTVERWLAILENLYVCFRISPFGPAKVRAVKKERKLYLWDWSAVPEPGPRFENLVASQLLKYCHFVEDTEGYVMELRFLRDTDKREVDFVVLRDRKPLFAVECKSGERGLNPAIRYFAERTPIPRFFQVHLGDRHFATERATVLPFRSFCCELGLP; from the coding sequence ATGGACACACTCCGTCGCTACCTGGAGCCCGCCGTCATCGCCGCCCTCGGCCGCAAGATGGTGTTCATCGGCGGACCGCGGCAGGTCGGCAAGACAACGCTGGCCCTGTCGCTCGTTGGGGAAGGGGCCGATGAAACGCACCCAGCCTACTTCAACTGGGACGACCCGCGCGCTGCGGCCCGCCTGCGCCGCCTCGAGCTTCCTCCCGGTGAGCCGTGGCTCGTCCTGGATGAGATCCACAAGTACGCGCGCTGGCGGAACCTGGTGAAGGGGATCTACGACACGGAGAAGTCCAGACGGCGGATCATCGTTACCGGCTCGGCCCGCCTCGACTTCTACCGCAAGGGGGGCGATTCTCTCGCCGGTCGCTACCGATACTTTCGGCTGCATCCTTTTTCGCTGCGCGAGCTCAACCCGGCGCCGGCGAGCAGCGACGTCGACGCGCTCCTGCGATTCGGCGGCTTTCCCGAGCCCCTGCTGCGTCAGGACGAGCGCGAGCACCGCATCTGGCAGCGCGATCGGATCGCCCGAGTGGTTCGCGAGGACTTACGCGATCTGGAGCAGGTTCGAGAGATCTCTCTGGTAGAGCAGCTCGTCGATCTCCTGCCCGCCCGCGTTGGTTCCCCGCTTTCGATCAAGAGTCTGCGTGAGGACCTCGAGGTGGATCACAAGACGGTGGAGCGCTGGCTCGCCATCCTGGAGAATCTATACGTCTGTTTCCGTATCTCGCCATTCGGGCCCGCGAAGGTTCGCGCCGTCAAGAAGGAGCGCAAGCTCTACCTTTGGGATTGGTCGGCGGTACCCGAGCCCGGGCCCAGGTTCGAAAACCTCGTCGCCAGCCAGCTTCTGAAATACTGTCACTTCGTGGAAGACACCGAAGGATATGTAATGGAGCTGCGCTTCCTGCGCGACACCGACAAGCGCGAGGTCGATTTCGTCGTTCTGCGGGATCGGAAACCTCTCTTTGCAGTGGAGTGCAAGAGCGGCGAGCGCGGCCTGAACCCGGCAATCCGCTACTTTGCCGAGCGGACCCCGATTCCGCGCTTCTTCCAGGTCCACCTCGGCGACCGGCACTTCGCGACCGAAAGAGCGACGGTGCTCCCGTTTCGGAGCTTTTGCTGTGAGCTGGGGCTGCCTTGA
- a CDS encoding PIN domain-containing protein, whose amino-acid sequence MELGVGGTGSVDAPGQPPATDTAMILLDTNAVLFLLAAHPRAAPLRAHAGRLRFSPVVLMEMQFLQEIGRGKFTTDNPVDAVARDARWEVDDPPLAAVVRHTLDLRWTRDPFDRLVAAHALFRNWRLATSDRSLLDNLPTHLTLPL is encoded by the coding sequence TTGGAGCTGGGAGTGGGCGGCACCGGCAGCGTCGATGCGCCTGGGCAGCCGCCGGCCACCGACACGGCGATGATCCTGCTCGACACGAACGCGGTCCTGTTCCTCCTCGCTGCCCACCCTCGAGCGGCGCCGTTGCGGGCGCACGCGGGCAGATTGCGCTTCAGCCCCGTGGTCCTGATGGAGATGCAGTTTCTGCAGGAGATCGGACGCGGGAAGTTTACCACCGACAATCCGGTGGACGCCGTCGCCCGCGACGCGCGGTGGGAGGTCGACGATCCACCCCTCGCTGCGGTGGTTCGCCACACGCTCGACCTGCGTTGGACTCGTGACCCCTTCGACCGGCTGGTTGCCGCCCACGCGCTCTTCCGCAACTGGCGCCTGGCGACCTCTGATCGCTCGCTTCTTGACAACCTCCCAACGCACCTGACGCTACCGCTCTGA
- a CDS encoding OmpA family protein — protein MKPILSLAAFVSLACVAPLGVAAQEVRDLTGHQPTSAELIDVLKPTGDAAGTEGGRRTRGIGAVPNAPAGKPQCKPYRAAAGGSRGIGAAAKPVSNAAALKVEFATNSAALTPAATQTLDELGKALSSDQLKGYCFVVEGHTDGVGSAAYNLKLSQRRAESVVNYLTGTHKIDPERLQAVGVGKTNPIASNDTDEGRQKNRRVQVANLGA, from the coding sequence ATGAAACCGATCCTGTCTCTGGCGGCGTTCGTCTCGCTGGCCTGCGTCGCCCCGTTGGGAGTCGCCGCTCAGGAAGTGCGCGATCTGACCGGCCATCAACCGACCAGTGCGGAACTGATCGACGTTCTGAAACCGACCGGCGATGCCGCCGGCACGGAAGGCGGGCGCCGCACGCGCGGTATCGGTGCGGTCCCCAATGCACCGGCCGGCAAACCGCAGTGCAAACCGTATCGCGCCGCGGCCGGAGGGAGCCGCGGGATCGGGGCCGCCGCCAAGCCAGTCTCGAATGCGGCGGCATTGAAGGTCGAGTTCGCCACCAACTCCGCGGCCCTGACCCCGGCGGCAACACAGACGTTGGACGAACTGGGCAAGGCGCTCTCCTCCGACCAGCTCAAGGGATACTGCTTCGTCGTCGAAGGGCACACCGACGGCGTTGGCAGCGCTGCCTACAACCTGAAACTGTCCCAGCGTCGCGCTGAAAGCGTAGTGAACTATCTGACCGGGACCCACAAGATCGATCCCGAACGGCTGCAGGCCGTCGGTGTGGGCAAGACGAACCCGATCGCTTCCAACGATACGGACGAAGGTCGTCAGAAGAACCGCCGCGTACAGGTCGCCAACCTCGGGGCTTAG
- a CDS encoding lactonase family protein, protein MTKQRLNVQAVAVGTVVGLLSILVVPAMAAAQFVYVNNNRPSPDNSVSAFVVGTGGTLTAVTGSPFLTGGGGSFSPSVGGASVVSAGQRLYATNSITNSIAAFDINADGSLSTVPGSPFSTVGTRPNGIAASADGTRLFVADLITNNVSVYDIASNGALSMVLMAPFSVATAPLDAAIDSVASRLFLTHTGSVGVYSIALDGSLTPVAGSPFAAGTGVRGLALTADGARVYVANGSDDTVSGYTVGGGGTLSGIAGSPFAAGDSPTDALVHPTLSVLYVANDLTSDISAYSINAGTGALTPLAGSPFAAGGNGTAGLAIDPGTNRLFAANGGTHGSPGRSVSVFDIAPDGSLSAVAGSPFSTGVASGSPSAIAVVGICPATPFTGCRTAFRSALHIKNSTDNTKDTITWRWTNGQATTQAELGIPFMTRTYALCVYDGDGLAVAASVAGDQLCSGVPCWSLAQTTGIRFKDKTGASYGVTRITGKGSTTSKSRITVRAKGANTPDPTMPLNITGGITAQFINSDSGVCFTSTYTGAGIRKNQADKFSAKAP, encoded by the coding sequence ATGACCAAACAAAGACTGAACGTGCAAGCGGTGGCAGTCGGTACCGTCGTCGGCCTGTTGTCGATCCTGGTCGTGCCCGCAATGGCCGCGGCGCAGTTCGTTTACGTCAATAATAACCGGCCTTCGCCGGACAACTCGGTTAGCGCGTTCGTGGTAGGGACCGGTGGGACTCTCACCGCCGTTACCGGCTCGCCGTTTCTGACCGGGGGCGGCGGGAGCTTCAGTCCGAGCGTCGGCGGCGCATCGGTGGTTTCTGCCGGGCAGCGCCTCTATGCCACCAACTCGATAACCAACAGCATCGCCGCGTTCGACATCAACGCCGACGGCAGTTTGAGCACGGTGCCCGGTTCGCCCTTTTCGACGGTAGGCACGCGCCCTAACGGCATCGCCGCCAGTGCCGACGGCACCCGGCTGTTCGTGGCCGATCTGATCACCAACAACGTTTCCGTGTACGACATCGCCAGCAACGGCGCGCTCTCGATGGTTCTCATGGCACCCTTCTCGGTCGCAACGGCCCCTCTCGATGCCGCCATCGATTCGGTCGCGTCGCGCCTGTTCCTGACCCACACGGGCAGCGTCGGCGTGTACAGCATCGCCCTCGACGGTTCACTGACGCCGGTGGCCGGTTCTCCGTTCGCCGCCGGCACGGGTGTACGCGGCCTCGCGCTGACCGCGGACGGCGCGCGCGTTTACGTTGCCAACGGCTCCGACGACACGGTCAGCGGCTACACGGTCGGCGGTGGCGGCACTCTCAGCGGAATCGCCGGCTCGCCTTTTGCCGCGGGGGATAGCCCTACCGACGCCCTCGTTCACCCTACGCTGAGCGTTCTCTACGTGGCCAACGACCTGACGAGCGATATCTCCGCGTACAGTATTAACGCCGGCACCGGCGCGCTGACGCCGCTGGCGGGTTCGCCCTTCGCCGCCGGCGGCAACGGCACCGCCGGTCTCGCCATCGATCCGGGGACTAACCGCCTGTTCGCCGCCAACGGCGGCACCCACGGCTCCCCGGGCCGCTCGGTGAGCGTGTTCGACATCGCGCCCGACGGCTCCCTCAGTGCCGTCGCCGGTTCGCCGTTCTCGACCGGGGTGGCCTCCGGATCGCCGTCGGCCATTGCCGTGGTGGGCATCTGCCCGGCAACGCCGTTCACCGGCTGCCGCACGGCTTTCCGGTCGGCCCTGCACATCAAGAACAGTACCGATAACACCAAAGACACGATCACCTGGCGGTGGACGAACGGGCAGGCCACGACCCAGGCCGAGCTGGGCATTCCTTTCATGACGCGAACCTACGCCCTGTGCGTCTACGACGGCGACGGTCTCGCCGTCGCCGCCTCGGTCGCCGGCGATCAGCTCTGCAGCGGCGTGCCCTGCTGGAGTCTCGCTCAAACCACCGGTATCAGGTTCAAGGACAAGACCGGGGCGAGCTACGGGGTAACTCGTATCACCGGTAAGGGCAGCACGACGAGCAAGTCGCGGATCACCGTGAGGGCAAAGGGTGCGAACACTCCCGACCCGACAATGCCCCTGAACATCACGGGCGGCATCACCGCACAATTCATCAACAGCGATTCGGGCGTCTGCTTCACCAGCACGTACACCGGCGCTGGAATCAGAAAGAACCAGGCAGACAAGTTCAGCGCAAAAGCGCCGTAA
- a CDS encoding nucleotidyltransferase family protein produces the protein MPGTPGSLVDAVAELIDHLETSGLDYALGGAIAYSAWAEPRATRDIDLNLWVSRPELDHTFDVLSAAGVSIDRDAARQAADERGMFVGYHGEYRVDVFVPSVPFYAEALQRRVRAGVAGRHTWVLSPETLAVFKMLFFRPRDVADVQRLLAIQHGKIATAFVREWLVKMVGDGDERVREWDRLVAVR, from the coding sequence ATGCCGGGTACTCCTGGTAGCCTTGTCGACGCGGTTGCCGAGCTGATCGATCATCTCGAAACTTCCGGCCTCGACTATGCTCTTGGTGGAGCGATTGCCTACAGCGCGTGGGCCGAGCCGCGTGCCACCCGCGATATCGATCTGAATCTGTGGGTATCGCGCCCTGAACTTGACCACACGTTCGATGTGCTTTCCGCCGCAGGCGTCTCGATAGACCGGGATGCCGCACGCCAAGCCGCCGACGAACGCGGAATGTTCGTCGGCTATCACGGCGAATATCGAGTCGATGTGTTCGTTCCGAGCGTCCCCTTCTACGCCGAGGCGTTACAGCGTCGTGTTCGCGCCGGCGTAGCCGGCCGGCACACCTGGGTGCTCTCGCCCGAGACCCTGGCGGTGTTCAAGATGCTCTTCTTTCGACCAAGGGACGTTGCCGACGTCCAGAGGCTGCTCGCAATCCAGCACGGAAAGATCGCCACGGCTTTCGTGCGCGAGTGGCTCGTCAAGATGGTTGGCGACGGGGATGAGCGGGTTCGCGAATGGGATCGCTTGGTGGCGGTGCGATGA